In Anaerolineales bacterium, the following proteins share a genomic window:
- a CDS encoding ketopantoate reductase family protein — MTLNDTASHVNASMKILCLGAGAIGTYVGGSLALAGSHVVFLERGDKVNELRERGLRLDLTLDERRKTKEISLVRPASFVAVSSLDDALRYGPFDLVLFALKSYDTPAALATLKPFADKLPPVLCLSNGLANEALIADAFGKEKVIPGTVTTAVGRRGAGDIVLERLRGIGIAKGHPLVPNLLVAFENALLNPRLYDDAAAMKWSKLLTNLIANPTSAILNMSAAEVLSNRKLYKLEVEMLRECLAVMKAQNIGPVDLPGTPVRALAFATRLPLWLSKPFLSRAAGAGRGNKMPSFHIDLHSGKGKSEVDYLHGEVVRAGKKFNVPTPVNKMLTETLLALVNKELPLDVFAKKPEKLWSKVKSRTSP; from the coding sequence GTGACCCTGAATGACACGGCGAGTCACGTCAACGCCTCGATGAAGATTCTGTGCTTGGGAGCTGGCGCCATTGGCACGTATGTGGGCGGCAGTCTCGCGCTGGCGGGGAGTCACGTTGTCTTTCTCGAACGCGGCGACAAAGTGAATGAACTGCGCGAACGCGGGTTGCGACTCGATTTGACGTTGGATGAAAGACGCAAGACGAAAGAAATCTCGCTCGTGCGCCCCGCCTCCTTTGTGGCTGTTTCCTCCTTGGACGATGCGCTTCGTTACGGACCGTTCGACTTGGTCCTCTTTGCTTTGAAATCCTACGACACCCCAGCCGCGCTCGCAACCCTCAAACCCTTCGCGGACAAACTTCCGCCGGTGTTGTGCCTCTCCAACGGACTTGCGAACGAAGCGTTGATCGCGGACGCGTTCGGCAAGGAAAAAGTCATCCCCGGCACAGTGACTACGGCTGTCGGTCGGCGCGGCGCAGGCGATATCGTGCTTGAACGTTTGCGCGGCATCGGCATTGCCAAAGGACATCCGCTGGTCCCCAATTTACTCGTCGCGTTCGAGAATGCGTTGCTCAACCCGCGTCTATACGACGACGCGGCGGCGATGAAATGGTCGAAACTACTGACCAACTTGATCGCCAACCCAACCTCTGCCATTCTGAATATGTCGGCGGCGGAGGTTCTCTCGAACAGAAAGTTGTACAAACTCGAAGTGGAAATGTTGCGAGAGTGTCTTGCGGTGATGAAGGCGCAGAACATCGGACCGGTTGACCTGCCCGGCACGCCGGTTCGCGCGCTGGCGTTTGCGACACGATTGCCGTTGTGGTTATCTAAACCGTTTCTCAGCCGGGCGGCTGGCGCGGGACGCGGGAATAAGATGCCCTCCTTCCACATTGACTTGCACTCCGGCAAAGGCAAAAGCGAAGTGGATTATTTGCATGGCGAGGTCGTACGCGCGGGTAAAAAATTCAATGTGCCGACGCCGGTCAACAAAATGCTGACCGAGACTCTGCTGGCGTTGGTGAATAAAGAACTTCCGTTGGATGTTTTTGCGAAGAAGCCGGAAAAACTATGGTCAAAAGTCAAAAGTCGCACGTCGCCGTGA
- a CDS encoding acyltransferase has product MSTPLADRVYFPNLNGLRFVAALLVIVHHIEQIKYIYGLPNDFSSTFIQIIGELGVILFFVLSGFLITYLLLEEEQRTNTIAIKNFYIRRILRIWPLYFFIVFLALAILPNIPLFVLPEYDKATIYEDLSTKILLYVFFLPNLVSPLLGVVPYASLTWSIGTEEQFYLLWPPILKFFKKYRMALMFVIVVGYLLFARALFSSRTDFIPFKYELNAFWQAFNIPSMAIGGFFALLLHSKHKALKFFLNNYLFYFALAFTCIMLYRGVYFPHITVNDMPFPYLYKEFYSLWFGVIILNFAANKDNFISLEQKPIRYLGKISYGLYMYHPIAIVLALQTTVRLGAPADVFLYPLTLALTILCAGLSYKHFESYFLNFKSNYTSVKSGEVSP; this is encoded by the coding sequence ATGTCCACCCCCCTAGCAGACCGCGTGTACTTCCCTAACCTCAACGGACTTCGCTTCGTCGCCGCGTTGTTGGTGATCGTACATCACATCGAACAGATCAAATACATCTACGGTCTGCCGAATGACTTTTCTTCAACCTTCATCCAGATCATCGGCGAACTCGGCGTGATACTCTTCTTCGTGCTGAGCGGATTCCTCATCACCTATTTACTACTTGAAGAAGAACAAAGAACCAACACCATTGCCATCAAGAATTTTTACATCAGAAGAATCCTGCGCATCTGGCCCCTGTATTTTTTCATCGTCTTTCTTGCGCTTGCGATCCTGCCGAACATTCCGTTGTTCGTCCTGCCCGAATACGACAAAGCGACCATCTACGAAGACCTGTCCACAAAAATTTTGCTGTATGTTTTCTTTCTTCCGAATCTTGTCTCGCCTTTGCTTGGCGTTGTGCCGTACGCGTCGCTCACGTGGTCCATCGGTACGGAGGAACAGTTTTATCTCCTCTGGCCCCCCATTTTGAAATTCTTCAAAAAGTATCGCATGGCGTTGATGTTCGTCATCGTCGTCGGGTATCTGCTGTTCGCCCGCGCGCTGTTTTCGAGTCGCACCGATTTCATCCCGTTCAAATACGAGCTCAACGCGTTCTGGCAAGCGTTCAACATTCCCAGCATGGCGATCGGCGGCTTCTTCGCCCTGCTGTTGCACTCCAAACACAAGGCGCTCAAATTTTTCCTCAACAACTATCTTTTTTATTTCGCCCTCGCCTTCACGTGCATCATGCTCTATCGCGGCGTCTACTTTCCGCACATCACGGTCAACGACATGCCCTTCCCCTATTTGTACAAAGAGTTTTACTCGCTCTGGTTTGGCGTCATCATCCTCAACTTTGCGGCGAATAAAGACAACTTCATCTCTTTGGAACAAAAACCGATTCGCTACCTTGGCAAGATTTCATACGGACTCTACATGTACCATCCCATCGCCATCGTGCTTGCGCTTCAGACGACGGTTCGTCTGGGCGCGCCAGCGGACGTGTTTCTCTACCCCCTCACCCTCGCGTTGACGATTCTCTGTGCGGGGCTGTCCTACAAACACTTCGAGTCGTACTTCCTGAATTTCAAATCCAATTACACCAGCGTCAAAAGCGGAGAGGTGTCTCCCTGA
- a CDS encoding nucleoside kinase gives MTEFKLVSPRPTVEIHLPDGRVLSGPRGAAVGDFLSQIEHDAQLVGAVVNGELRELTFPVGMDARVTPVTMTTPDGTRIYRRSLTFLLEMVFADMYPHATLYIDHSVASGGYYCQVKGRQPLSVSELGVLKVLMQKIVKDDLPFTRKEVPLKEAMEYFLSRGEEDKVQLLKYRKKPYLTLYSLNERSDYHHGYMVPSTGYLRWFDLVPTGDGFTLLYPSRKNPNELLPMPEYPKLLATFLQYGGWLEKLGISNIGALNHAIESGRGDEIVLVSEAFHEQRLAQIARQVAEQIERAHLILVSGPSSAGKTTFSKRLTVQLLTFGISPFPLELDNYFLSRADTPHGEDGKPDFEALEALDLPLLADHLQKLVRGEEVQLPRYNFKTGLREAGEVIRLTRGQPIILEGIHGLEPRLIPQSLSGEAFRIYISALTQLNLDRHNRVSTTDTRLLRRIVRDARERGYTAGQTISRWESVRRGEAKYIFPNQENADVMFNSALVYEVAALKPLAEPLIRQVQHGTPEYIEAKRLLAFLEWFVPLDINLVPETSLMREFLGGSILKDFTVWKNK, from the coding sequence ATGACGGAATTCAAACTTGTTTCTCCCAGACCTACTGTCGAAATCCATCTCCCGGATGGACGGGTGTTATCCGGTCCGCGAGGGGCGGCGGTGGGCGATTTCCTCTCCCAGATCGAACACGATGCGCAATTGGTCGGGGCGGTGGTCAACGGCGAACTGCGTGAGTTAACTTTCCCCGTCGGAATGGACGCGAGAGTCACGCCGGTCACCATGACCACGCCGGACGGCACGCGCATCTATCGCCGTTCGCTGACCTTCCTCCTTGAAATGGTTTTTGCGGATATGTATCCGCATGCCACATTGTACATTGATCACTCGGTTGCCTCCGGCGGCTATTACTGTCAGGTAAAGGGACGCCAGCCGCTGTCCGTATCTGAACTGGGCGTGTTGAAAGTGCTGATGCAAAAGATCGTCAAGGACGATCTCCCGTTCACGCGCAAAGAAGTCCCATTGAAAGAAGCGATGGAGTATTTTCTTTCGCGGGGCGAAGAGGATAAAGTCCAGCTGTTGAAGTATCGCAAGAAGCCGTACCTCACGTTATACAGCCTCAACGAACGTTCGGATTATCATCACGGCTACATGGTTCCGTCCACCGGTTATTTGCGCTGGTTCGATCTCGTGCCGACGGGCGATGGTTTTACGTTGTTGTACCCCAGCCGGAAAAACCCGAACGAATTGCTGCCGATGCCCGAATATCCGAAACTGCTTGCCACATTTTTACAATACGGCGGCTGGCTCGAAAAACTCGGCATCTCGAACATCGGCGCATTGAACCATGCCATCGAAAGCGGACGCGGCGACGAAATTGTTTTGGTGTCTGAGGCGTTCCACGAACAGCGGTTGGCGCAGATCGCACGCCAAGTGGCGGAGCAGATCGAGCGCGCGCATTTGATCCTCGTCTCGGGTCCGTCCTCGGCGGGCAAGACCACGTTTTCAAAACGGCTGACAGTGCAGTTGCTTACGTTCGGCATTTCGCCGTTCCCGCTTGAACTCGACAATTATTTTTTGTCGCGCGCTGATACTCCGCACGGCGAAGACGGCAAACCCGATTTCGAGGCGCTCGAAGCGCTCGACCTCCCATTGCTTGCCGACCATCTACAAAAGCTGGTGCGCGGCGAGGAAGTGCAACTGCCGCGCTACAACTTCAAAACAGGATTGCGCGAGGCGGGCGAAGTCATCCGCTTGACGCGCGGACAGCCGATCATCCTCGAAGGGATTCATGGACTTGAGCCGCGGCTGATCCCGCAAAGTTTGAGCGGCGAGGCGTTTCGGATCTACATCTCGGCTCTCACCCAATTGAATCTGGATCGCCATAATCGAGTCTCTACCACCGACACGCGTCTCCTGCGCCGCATCGTGCGCGACGCGCGCGAGCGCGGCTACACCGCCGGGCAGACCATCTCACGCTGGGAATCGGTGCGACGCGGGGAGGCGAAATACATCTTCCCCAATCAGGAAAACGCCGATGTGATGTTCAACTCTGCGCTAGTATATGAAGTGGCGGCGCTGAAACCCCTCGCCGAGCCGTTGATCCGCCAAGTGCAACACGGCACGCCGGAATATATCGAAGCGAAACGCCTGCTCGCGTTCTTGGAGTGGTTCGTGCCGCTCGATATCAACCTCGTCCCCGAAACATCGCTGATGCGCGAGTTCCTCGGCGGTTCGATTTTGAAGGATTTTACGGTGTGGAAGAATAAGTAA
- a CDS encoding cation diffusion facilitator family transporter, translating into MPHKHAEHSDLMQNRASLTRFAWLSIGAALTTITLKTIAYYLTGSVGLLSDAIESLVNLLGAMMALGMLTIAARPADESHMYGHSKAEYFASATEGLLILGAAAGIVGAAIQRLVNPQALEQLGLGLGVSVLAGAVNFLVARRLTSEGKKRNSITLEADGQHLMTDVWTSAGVILAVGIVALTGWTILDPIIAIIVALNIVWTGYQLMSRSVSGLMDASLPTKELGLIEGVMEKYRAQRVSFHALLTRQAAARQFVSVHMLVPGAMTVHDAHHLAEDFESDIRSALGGAVTVFTHLEPVEDELSMEDIHLDR; encoded by the coding sequence ATGCCGCACAAACACGCCGAACACAGCGACTTGATGCAAAACCGCGCGTCATTGACGCGCTTCGCGTGGTTATCCATCGGCGCGGCGCTTACCACGATTACGTTGAAAACCATCGCTTACTATTTGACGGGATCAGTGGGTTTGCTCTCGGATGCGATCGAGTCGCTGGTGAATCTTCTCGGCGCGATGATGGCGCTGGGCATGTTGACGATTGCCGCGCGTCCTGCGGACGAGAGTCACATGTATGGACACAGCAAGGCGGAATATTTCGCCAGCGCGACGGAGGGATTGCTCATCCTCGGCGCGGCGGCGGGAATCGTCGGTGCGGCGATTCAGCGATTGGTGAATCCGCAGGCGCTGGAACAGTTGGGGCTGGGGTTGGGCGTGTCCGTTTTGGCGGGCGCGGTCAACTTCCTAGTGGCGCGCAGGTTGACGTCGGAGGGAAAGAAGCGGAATTCCATCACGCTCGAAGCGGACGGGCAACATCTGATGACCGACGTGTGGACATCCGCTGGAGTCATCCTCGCGGTGGGAATCGTGGCGCTCACAGGCTGGACGATTCTCGATCCGATCATCGCAATCATCGTCGCGTTGAATATCGTTTGGACGGGTTATCAATTGATGAGCCGTTCGGTTTCGGGTTTGATGGACGCGTCGCTGCCTACGAAAGAACTCGGTTTGATCGAAGGCGTGATGGAAAAATATCGCGCTCAGCGCGTCTCGTTTCACGCGTTGCTCACGCGCCAAGCCGCGGCGCGGCAATTTGTGTCGGTGCACATGCTCGTGCCTGGCGCAATGACTGTGCACGACGCGCATCACCTCGCGGAAGATTTCGAGTCCGATATTCGCAGCGCGCTCGGCGGCGCGGTGACAGTGTTTACGCATCTCGAACCTGTGGAAGATGAACTCTCGATGGAAGATATACACTTGGATCGTTGA
- a CDS encoding ZIP family metal transporter has product MLPFVVQSLVAGVLASFACGLGALPLAIKAFDLRKHTGLAYSAAGGLMFAASVYNLILPGLTIHSAAIQLADAMPVVLGILLGALFLSQVDKYFSPERFEQGNWKRWGNKAQILIFIAMAVHSIPEGVAVGVGYASSAVYENHLGDYIALAIALHNIPEGLAVAIPMRAAGASIWKCFWAAFFTSLPQPIAAVPAAYVSWLFQPLMPILMGFAAGAMIFLVILELIPEALHNSTPIKVAWAFSIGFCAMILVQVLL; this is encoded by the coding sequence ATGCTGCCATTCGTCGTACAAAGCCTTGTCGCCGGGGTACTCGCAAGTTTCGCGTGCGGACTCGGCGCGCTGCCGCTGGCGATCAAAGCCTTTGACCTGCGTAAACATACCGGGCTTGCCTACTCCGCCGCAGGCGGGTTGATGTTCGCCGCGTCGGTTTATAATTTGATTTTGCCGGGGTTGACCATTCATTCCGCCGCGATCCAACTTGCCGATGCGATGCCGGTTGTGCTTGGAATCCTTTTGGGCGCGTTGTTCCTCTCTCAGGTGGACAAATATTTTTCGCCTGAACGCTTCGAGCAGGGAAATTGGAAACGCTGGGGCAACAAGGCGCAAATCTTGATCTTTATCGCCATGGCTGTGCATAGCATCCCCGAGGGCGTGGCGGTGGGAGTTGGGTACGCTTCGTCGGCGGTGTACGAAAATCACCTCGGCGATTACATCGCGCTCGCCATCGCGCTCCACAACATTCCAGAAGGATTGGCGGTTGCGATTCCGATGCGCGCCGCGGGCGCTTCGATCTGGAAATGTTTTTGGGCGGCGTTCTTCACCAGCCTGCCGCAACCGATCGCCGCCGTCCCTGCCGCGTATGTTTCGTGGTTGTTCCAACCTCTCATGCCGATTCTGATGGGCTTCGCCGCAGGCGCGATGATCTTCCTCGTGATCCTTGAACTGATCCCCGAAGCGTTGCACAACTCCACCCCGATCAAGGTGGCGTGGGCGTTTTCCATCGGCTTTTGCGCGATGATTCTCGTGCAGGTGTTGTTGTAA
- a CDS encoding histidine phosphatase family protein translates to MGTTPKPTYQFVFLRHGESTGNAESRWQGQSDYPLTARGRAQANALAERWKEEQVKFDLAISSTLQRARETAEIVTSALGVKLELDEIWLERDIGEMEGLTAEEVRQKPRPPYVTPYDSVGGNGEGDWELFLRAGQALHDLLKRPAGSYLIVSHGGLLNQLMHAIVGVAHHADPSGVRFRFENTAFARVIYQPHLHRWAIDAVNDRAHVHALNRSKVQIGKDRDPE, encoded by the coding sequence TTGGGTACAACTCCAAAACCGACCTATCAATTTGTGTTCCTGCGCCACGGCGAATCGACCGGTAATGCCGAGTCGCGCTGGCAAGGACAGTCCGATTATCCGCTCACGGCACGCGGGCGCGCGCAAGCGAACGCGCTCGCCGAACGTTGGAAAGAGGAGCAAGTGAAATTCGACCTTGCGATCTCCAGCACGTTACAGCGCGCCAGAGAAACGGCGGAAATCGTTACCTCCGCTCTGGGCGTGAAACTTGAACTCGATGAGATCTGGCTCGAACGCGATATCGGCGAAATGGAAGGGCTGACCGCCGAAGAGGTCAGGCAGAAGCCGCGCCCACCGTACGTCACGCCGTATGATTCGGTCGGCGGTAACGGCGAAGGCGATTGGGAATTATTTTTACGCGCCGGGCAGGCATTGCATGATCTGTTGAAGCGTCCCGCCGGCAGTTACCTTATCGTTTCGCACGGCGGCTTGTTGAATCAACTCATGCACGCCATCGTCGGCGTGGCGCATCATGCCGACCCGTCCGGCGTGCGTTTCCGATTTGAGAACACCGCTTTTGCGCGCGTGATCTATCAGCCGCATTTGCATCGCTGGGCGATCGACGCGGTCAATGACCGCGCGCACGTGCACGCGTTGAATCGCTCAAAGGTTCAGATAGGAAAAGACCGTGACCCTGAATGA